From Actinopolymorpha cephalotaxi, one genomic window encodes:
- the atpB gene encoding F0F1 ATP synthase subunit A, whose amino-acid sequence MILAADGFTPPGPGVFDLPPYVAGVTKPMTLLVLAAVIVGVFFVMSARRAAMVPDRMQYSGEMAYGFVRNSIARDVIGSHDFMRFVPYLVTLFFFILVNNLFGIFPFLQFPTFSHIGFVYPLALISWVVYNAVGIKKKGFLGYLKHQTVPSGVAPAMLVLLVPLEFISNILVRPITLSLRLFANMFAGHLVLILFAVGGEYLLLHSDVWFFKPVGVVSLLLDIVLFFLELLVQVLQAYIFTLLTANYISGALAEEH is encoded by the coding sequence ATGATCCTCGCTGCGGACGGCTTCACGCCACCAGGGCCGGGCGTCTTCGACCTGCCGCCCTACGTCGCCGGCGTCACCAAGCCGATGACGTTGCTGGTGCTGGCCGCGGTGATCGTCGGGGTCTTCTTCGTCATGTCGGCGCGCCGCGCGGCCATGGTGCCGGACCGGATGCAGTACAGCGGCGAGATGGCCTACGGCTTCGTCCGCAACTCGATCGCGCGCGACGTGATCGGGTCGCACGACTTCATGAGGTTCGTGCCGTACCTCGTGACGTTGTTCTTCTTCATCCTGGTGAACAACCTCTTCGGGATCTTCCCGTTCCTGCAGTTCCCGACGTTCTCCCACATCGGGTTCGTCTACCCGCTGGCGCTGATCAGCTGGGTGGTCTACAACGCGGTCGGGATCAAGAAGAAGGGCTTCCTCGGCTACCTCAAGCACCAGACGGTGCCCTCCGGGGTCGCACCGGCCATGCTGGTCCTGCTGGTGCCGCTGGAGTTCATCTCCAACATCCTCGTCCGGCCGATCACGTTGTCGCTGCGACTCTTCGCCAACATGTTCGCCGGTCACCTCGTGCTGATCCTGTTCGCGGTCGGCGGCGAGTACCTCCTGCTCCACTCCGACGTGTGGTTCTTCAAGCCCGTCGGTGTGGTGTCGCTGCTCCTGGACATCGTGCTCTTCTTCCTCGAGCTCCTGGTCCAGGTGCTGCAGGCCTACATCTTCACGCTCCTGACGGCCAACTACATCTCCGGCGCCCTCGCCGAAGAACACTGA
- the atpE gene encoding ATP synthase F0 subunit C has translation MRGSLAIIGYGLSAIGPGVGIGLIFAAYINGVARQPEAQARLQTIAILGFGLAEALAIIGIALAFVFQG, from the coding sequence ATGAGAGGCTCGCTCGCCATCATCGGCTACGGCCTGTCGGCCATCGGCCCCGGCGTAGGCATCGGCCTGATCTTCGCGGCGTACATCAACGGTGTCGCCCGCCAGCCCGAGGCGCAGGCGCGCCTGCAGACGATCGCAATTCTGGGGTTCGGTCTGGCCGAGGCGCTCGCGATCATCGGTATCGCGCTCGCCTTCGTGTTCCAGGGCTGA
- a CDS encoding F0F1 ATP synthase subunit B, translating to MTSILAAEETVNPLIPHPIEIILSLIVFGILFYVVRTWVAPRFEKAFAERAEAIEGGLKRAEETQAEAKAALEQYQQQLAEARHEASRIREEAKEQGAAIVAEMREQAQAEAQRIVTQAHTQLEAERQQTLLQLRSEIGDLSTQLAGRIVGEALEDEGRQRRIVERFITELEQQPVGEAR from the coding sequence ATGACATCGATCCTCGCCGCGGAGGAGACGGTAAACCCGCTCATTCCGCACCCGATCGAGATCATCCTGAGCCTGATCGTCTTCGGCATCCTGTTCTACGTCGTCCGTACGTGGGTCGCGCCGAGGTTCGAGAAGGCGTTCGCCGAGCGCGCCGAGGCCATCGAGGGTGGGCTCAAGCGGGCCGAGGAGACGCAGGCCGAGGCCAAGGCAGCCCTCGAGCAGTACCAGCAGCAGCTGGCGGAGGCTCGGCACGAGGCGTCCCGCATCCGCGAGGAAGCCAAGGAGCAGGGCGCCGCGATCGTGGCGGAGATGCGGGAGCAGGCCCAGGCCGAGGCCCAGCGGATCGTCACCCAGGCGCACACCCAGCTCGAGGCGGAGCGGCAGCAGACCCTGCTGCAGCTGCGCAGCGAGATCGGTGACCTGTCCACCCAGCTCGCCGGCCGGATCGTCGGTGAGGCGCTCGAGGACGAGGGCCGTCAGCGGCGCATCGTCGAACGCTTCATCACCGAGCTGGAGCAGCAGCCGGTCGGAGAGGCACGATGA
- a CDS encoding F0F1 ATP synthase subunit delta, giving the protein MTDFHGTSREAVATLRQRLRGVSGTPAELVEAGRELFSVVRLLDAQPALRRALTDSTRTPDDRAALAGNLLGTRIGARTLDLVTAAVRLSWPRARQLTDAVEQLGALVLVRASEEEGRLDDLEDALFRFARLVEREDGLQLALTDRGIPADNRANLVRDLLAGKAPEGAVPLVEQAVVAPRGLSVIEALDTYARLAAGWRERLVATVRTATPLGAAEQDRLAGALRRQYGHDVHLNILVDPGVLGGLRVELGAEVIDGTIAGRLDDARRRLAG; this is encoded by the coding sequence ATGACGGACTTCCACGGCACCTCGCGAGAGGCGGTGGCGACCCTGCGGCAGCGGCTGCGGGGCGTCTCCGGCACGCCCGCGGAACTCGTCGAGGCCGGACGGGAGCTGTTCTCCGTCGTCCGGCTGCTGGACGCCCAACCGGCGTTGCGGCGGGCCCTCACCGACTCCACCCGTACCCCGGACGACCGGGCCGCGCTCGCCGGCAACCTGCTGGGGACGCGGATCGGCGCCCGGACGCTCGACCTCGTGACCGCCGCGGTCCGCCTTTCCTGGCCGCGGGCGCGCCAGCTCACCGACGCTGTGGAACAGCTCGGCGCGCTGGTGCTGGTGCGGGCGTCGGAGGAGGAGGGACGCCTCGACGACCTCGAGGACGCCCTGTTCCGCTTCGCCCGGCTGGTCGAGCGCGAGGACGGGCTGCAGCTGGCGCTGACCGATCGGGGGATCCCGGCGGACAACCGGGCCAACCTGGTCCGCGACCTGCTCGCCGGGAAGGCGCCCGAAGGGGCCGTACCCTTGGTGGAGCAGGCCGTGGTGGCCCCCCGGGGGCTTTCGGTCATCGAGGCGCTCGACACCTACGCCAGACTCGCCGCCGGGTGGCGGGAGCGGCTGGTGGCCACCGTCCGTACGGCGACACCGCTGGGTGCCGCCGAACAGGATCGGCTGGCCGGCGCGCTGCGTCGCCAGTACGGCCACGACGTACACCTCAACATCCTGGTAGACCCCGGGGTTCTCGGCGGCTTGCGCGTCGAGCTGGGCGCCGAGGTCATCGACGGCACCATCGCCGGTCGGCTGGATGACGCGCGGCGCCGGCTGGCCGGCTGA
- the atpA gene encoding F0F1 ATP synthase subunit alpha: MSELTIRPEEIREALERFVSSYQPAELATEEVGKVVDAGDGIAHIEGLPSAMANELLEFENGTLGMALNLDVRDIGAVVLGEFTGIEEGQTVRRTGQVLSVPVGEGYLGRVVDALGKPIDGLGEITGVEGNRALELQAPGVMARQPVKEPLQTGIKAVDAMIPIGRGQRELLIGDRKTGKTTVAVDTIINQKANWDSGDPTKQVRCIYVAIGQKGTTIAEVKRTLEESGAMDYTTIVAAPASEPAGFKYIAPYTGSAIGQHWMYGGKHVLIVFDDLSKQAEAYRAMSLLLRRPPGREAYPGDVFYLHSRLLERCAKLSKELGSGSMTGFPVIETKANDISAYIPTNVISITDGQIFFQSDLFNANQRPAVDVGQSVSRVGTSAQTKAMKAVAGQLKLDLAQYREMQAFAMFASDLDAASRRQLERGQRLTELLKQPQSSPYPVEDQVVSIWLGTTGKLDDVPVDDVRRFEGEFLDFLRRDRSGILNGIRETLNFTDDTVSTLEEAVTDFKQTFETSDGQLLKPGREEVEALEEESVEQEKIVRQKRG, translated from the coding sequence ATGTCGGAGCTGACGATCCGCCCGGAGGAGATCCGGGAAGCGCTGGAGCGTTTCGTCTCGAGCTACCAGCCCGCCGAGCTGGCCACCGAAGAGGTCGGCAAGGTTGTCGACGCCGGTGACGGCATCGCACACATCGAGGGCCTGCCGTCCGCGATGGCCAACGAGCTGCTGGAGTTCGAGAACGGCACGCTCGGGATGGCGCTGAACCTCGACGTCCGCGATATCGGTGCGGTCGTCCTCGGTGAGTTCACCGGGATCGAGGAGGGCCAGACGGTCCGCCGTACCGGCCAGGTGCTGTCGGTGCCGGTGGGCGAGGGCTACCTCGGCCGCGTGGTGGACGCGCTCGGCAAGCCGATCGACGGCCTGGGCGAGATCACCGGCGTGGAGGGCAACCGCGCGCTGGAGCTGCAGGCTCCCGGCGTGATGGCGCGCCAGCCGGTGAAGGAGCCGCTGCAGACCGGCATCAAGGCGGTCGACGCGATGATCCCGATCGGCCGCGGTCAGCGGGAGCTGCTGATCGGTGACCGCAAGACCGGCAAGACGACGGTCGCGGTGGACACGATCATCAACCAGAAGGCCAACTGGGACAGCGGCGACCCGACCAAGCAGGTCCGCTGCATCTACGTCGCGATCGGCCAGAAGGGCACCACGATCGCGGAGGTCAAGCGCACGCTGGAGGAGTCCGGCGCGATGGACTACACCACCATCGTCGCGGCCCCCGCCTCCGAGCCCGCGGGCTTCAAGTACATCGCCCCCTACACCGGTTCGGCCATCGGCCAGCACTGGATGTACGGCGGCAAGCACGTCCTGATCGTGTTCGACGACCTGTCCAAGCAGGCCGAGGCCTACCGCGCGATGTCGCTGCTGCTGCGCCGCCCGCCGGGCCGCGAGGCCTACCCCGGCGACGTGTTCTACCTGCACAGCCGGCTGCTGGAGCGGTGCGCGAAGCTGTCGAAGGAGCTGGGTAGCGGTTCGATGACCGGCTTCCCGGTGATCGAGACCAAGGCCAACGACATCTCGGCGTACATCCCGACCAACGTGATCTCCATCACCGACGGTCAGATCTTCTTCCAGTCCGACCTGTTCAACGCCAACCAGCGCCCGGCGGTCGACGTCGGCCAGTCGGTGTCCCGGGTCGGTACGTCCGCGCAGACGAAGGCGATGAAGGCGGTCGCGGGCCAGCTCAAGCTGGACCTCGCGCAGTACCGCGAGATGCAGGCGTTCGCGATGTTCGCCTCCGACCTCGACGCCGCCTCCCGCCGCCAGCTCGAGCGCGGCCAGCGGCTGACCGAGCTGCTGAAGCAGCCGCAGTCCTCGCCGTACCCGGTCGAGGACCAGGTGGTCTCGATCTGGCTCGGCACCACCGGGAAGCTCGACGACGTTCCGGTCGACGACGTACGGCGGTTCGAGGGCGAGTTCCTCGACTTCCTGCGCCGTGACCGGTCCGGAATCCTGAACGGCATCCGGGAGACGCTCAACTTCACCGACGACACGGTCTCCACGCTCGAAGAGGCGGTCACCGACTTCAAGCAGACCTTCGAGACCTCCGACGGCCAGCTGCTCAAGCCGGGCCGCGAAGAGGTCGAGGCGCTGGAAGAGGAGAGCGTCGAGCAGGAGAAGATCGTCCGGCAGAAGCGGGGCTGA
- a CDS encoding F0F1 ATP synthase subunit gamma, with protein sequence MAGKIRIYRQRIRAVTTIKKSTRAMELVAASRIRRAQERSRAATPYARELTRAVSALATFSHVDHPITTERENPRRAAVLVISSDRGLAGAYSSSVLREGERLGELLRSEGKEVVPYLCGRKAAAYYRFRNREVAGQWTGFSDGPSYDDARTVGQELTKAFLAGSDEGGVDEIHIVYTQFVSMMTQRPEVIRLMPLEVVEGEEPPAEEDVLPLYEFEPSASEVLDALLPRYVDNRIYHCMLQAAASELAARQRAMKSATDNAEELIRTLTREANQARQAEITQEISEIVGGASALAETSAGE encoded by the coding sequence ATGGCAGGCAAGATCCGCATCTATCGTCAGCGCATCCGTGCGGTGACGACGATCAAGAAGAGCACCCGGGCGATGGAGCTGGTCGCCGCGTCCCGCATCCGCCGTGCGCAGGAGCGCTCGCGGGCGGCCACGCCGTACGCCCGGGAGCTCACCCGCGCCGTGTCCGCGCTGGCGACGTTCTCCCACGTCGACCACCCGATCACCACCGAGCGGGAGAACCCGCGCCGGGCGGCCGTGCTGGTCATCTCCAGCGACCGCGGCCTGGCCGGCGCGTACTCCTCCAGCGTGCTGCGGGAGGGCGAGCGGCTCGGCGAGCTGCTGCGCAGCGAGGGCAAGGAAGTCGTTCCGTACCTCTGCGGTCGCAAGGCGGCGGCCTACTACCGCTTCCGCAACCGCGAGGTCGCCGGGCAGTGGACCGGCTTCTCCGACGGCCCGAGCTACGACGACGCCCGAACGGTCGGCCAGGAGCTGACCAAGGCGTTCCTCGCCGGCTCCGACGAGGGCGGAGTGGACGAGATCCACATCGTCTACACCCAGTTCGTCAGCATGATGACCCAGCGGCCCGAAGTCATCCGGCTGATGCCGCTGGAGGTCGTCGAGGGCGAGGAGCCCCCGGCGGAGGAGGACGTGCTGCCGCTGTACGAGTTCGAGCCCTCGGCCTCCGAGGTGCTGGACGCGTTGCTGCCGCGCTACGTCGACAACCGCATCTACCACTGCATGCTGCAGGCGGCGGCCAGTGAGCTCGCGGCCCGCCAGCGTGCGATGAAGTCGGCCACCGACAACGCGGAGGAGCTGATCCGTACGCTCACCCGCGAAGCAAACCAGGCCCGCCAGGCCGAGATCACCCAAGAAATCAGCGAGATCGTCGGTGGTGCGAGCGCGCTCGCCGAGACAAGCGCTGGGGAGTGA
- the atpD gene encoding F0F1 ATP synthase subunit beta, translated as MTATIGENTAEKSAAGVGRVARVIGTVVDVEFPAGSIPDIYNALKTEITLGDQRQTLTFEVQQHLGENLVRAISLQPTDGLVRGQEVRDTGSQITVPVGDVAKGHVWNVAGECLNAEEGEELEITERWPIHRQAPPFDQLEGKTEMLVTGIKVIDLLTPYVQGGKIGLFGGAGVGKTVLIQEMIIRVARNFGGTSVFAGVGERTREGNDLILEFDESGVIKDTALVYGQMDEPPGTRLRVALAGLTMAEYFRDVQRQDVLLFIDNIFRFTQAGAEVSTLLGRMPSAVGYQPTLADEMGLLQERITSTRGHSITSMQAVYVPADDYTDPAPATAFTHFDATTELSRDLAAQAIYPAIDPLTSTSRILDPRYISQEHYDTAIRVKQILQRNRELQDIIAILGIDELPEEDKITVARARKLQRFLSQNTFAATQFTGIEGSFVPLEDTIEAFKKVCDGEYDHVGEQAFYSVGGLDDVERKWAEIQKDL; from the coding sequence ATGACTGCCACGATTGGCGAGAACACCGCCGAGAAGTCGGCTGCCGGCGTCGGCCGTGTCGCACGCGTGATCGGCACGGTCGTCGATGTCGAGTTCCCCGCCGGCTCGATCCCCGACATCTACAACGCGCTGAAGACCGAGATCACCCTCGGCGACCAGCGCCAGACCCTGACCTTCGAGGTGCAGCAGCACCTCGGTGAGAACCTCGTCCGGGCGATCTCCCTGCAGCCGACCGACGGTCTGGTGCGCGGCCAGGAGGTGCGCGACACCGGTAGCCAGATCACGGTGCCGGTCGGCGACGTGGCCAAGGGGCACGTCTGGAATGTCGCCGGTGAGTGCCTGAACGCCGAGGAGGGCGAGGAGCTCGAGATCACCGAGCGCTGGCCGATCCACCGGCAGGCCCCGCCGTTCGACCAGCTCGAGGGCAAGACCGAGATGCTGGTCACCGGCATCAAGGTGATCGACCTGCTCACGCCGTACGTCCAGGGTGGAAAGATCGGCCTGTTCGGCGGCGCGGGTGTGGGCAAGACGGTGCTCATCCAGGAGATGATCATCCGGGTCGCCCGCAACTTCGGTGGCACCTCCGTCTTCGCGGGCGTCGGTGAGCGCACCCGTGAGGGCAACGACCTCATCCTCGAGTTCGACGAGAGCGGGGTCATCAAGGACACCGCGCTCGTGTACGGCCAGATGGACGAGCCGCCGGGCACCCGGCTGCGGGTCGCGCTGGCCGGCCTCACGATGGCGGAGTACTTCCGCGACGTGCAGCGTCAGGACGTGCTGCTGTTCATCGACAACATCTTCCGCTTCACCCAGGCGGGTGCGGAGGTGTCGACCCTGCTCGGCCGGATGCCGTCGGCGGTGGGTTACCAGCCCACGCTGGCCGACGAGATGGGCCTTCTGCAGGAGCGGATCACCTCCACCCGTGGGCACTCGATCACCTCGATGCAGGCGGTCTACGTGCCGGCGGACGACTACACCGACCCGGCTCCGGCGACGGCGTTCACCCACTTCGACGCCACCACCGAGCTCTCCCGGGACCTCGCCGCGCAGGCGATCTACCCGGCCATCGACCCGCTGACCTCGACGTCGCGCATCCTGGACCCGCGCTACATCTCCCAGGAGCACTACGACACGGCCATCCGGGTCAAGCAGATCCTGCAGCGCAACCGCGAGTTGCAGGACATCATCGCCATCCTCGGTATCGACGAGCTTCCCGAAGAAGACAAGATCACCGTGGCCCGGGCGCGCAAGCTGCAGCGGTTCCTGTCCCAGAACACCTTCGCGGCCACGCAGTTCACCGGCATCGAGGGATCGTTCGTCCCGCTGGAGGACACCATCGAGGCCTTCAAGAAGGTCTGCGACGGCGAGTACGACCACGTGGGTGAGCAGGCGTTCTACTCCGTCGGTGGGCTGGACGACGTGGAGCGCAAGTGGGCGGAGATCCAGAAGGATCTGTGA
- a CDS encoding F0F1 ATP synthase subunit epsilon has protein sequence MAEPLHVELVAPDRTVWSGEATTVIARTSDGDIGILPGHAPVLGLLVDGVVEVRTPESEIYVAAVQGGFLSVANDRVSILAEYAEMSHEIDLEAARQELERARAAGENDQEALEHVRRAEARVRAVEMAS, from the coding sequence GTGGCAGAGCCCCTGCACGTCGAGCTGGTCGCGCCGGACCGCACGGTCTGGTCGGGCGAGGCGACGACTGTCATCGCCCGTACGTCCGACGGTGACATCGGGATCCTGCCCGGGCACGCACCGGTCCTGGGTCTCCTGGTCGACGGCGTGGTCGAGGTACGCACGCCGGAGTCGGAGATCTACGTCGCCGCGGTCCAGGGCGGATTCCTCTCGGTCGCCAACGACCGGGTGTCGATTCTTGCCGAATACGCCGAGATGTCCCACGAGATCGATCTCGAGGCCGCGCGGCAGGAGCTGGAGCGGGCCCGAGCGGCCGGGGAGAACGACCAGGAAGCTCTCGAACACGTACGCCGGGCCGAGGCTCGCGTACGCGCTGTCGAGATGGCTTCCTGA
- a CDS encoding DUF2550 domain-containing protein yields MVIEIILEFAGLILALVLICLAGLAFRRRLLQRGGGTFDSSLRLHKQPNGKGWSLGVARYAGDTVEWFPVFSYGLRPRRSFSRNDLIVQARRDPGANEALGLYAGHVVVECEQAGRTIELAMAEDALTGFLVWLEAAPPGRRHAPL; encoded by the coding sequence ATGGTGATCGAGATCATCCTCGAGTTCGCCGGGCTGATCCTCGCGCTCGTCCTCATATGTCTTGCCGGTCTGGCATTTCGCCGCCGCCTGCTGCAACGCGGCGGCGGCACTTTCGACTCCAGCCTCAGGTTGCACAAGCAGCCCAACGGCAAGGGCTGGTCGCTCGGCGTCGCCCGGTACGCCGGGGACACCGTGGAGTGGTTTCCGGTGTTCTCGTACGGTCTGCGGCCCCGTCGGTCGTTCTCCCGGAACGACCTGATCGTGCAGGCCCGCCGCGACCCGGGTGCCAACGAGGCTCTCGGGCTCTACGCCGGCCACGTCGTGGTCGAGTGTGAGCAGGCCGGCCGGACGATCGAGCTGGCGATGGCCGAGGACGCCCTGACCGGCTTCCTGGTGTGGCTGGAGGCGGCCCCGCCGGGCCGCCGGCACGCACCGCTCTAA
- a CDS encoding cob(I)yrinic acid a,c-diamide adenosyltransferase — protein sequence MVNLTRIYTRAGDGGRTRLVDNSLVTKTDRRLAAYADVDEANASIGAALALGDLAGDVAAVLVEVQNDLFDLGADLGNPVDPGAAPGAALRITPEYVERLEAHCDAFNERVEPLRSFVLPGGTPGAALLHTARTVTRRAERTAWAAWEEHADTMNADTIKYLNRLSDLLFILARVANADRGDVLWQPGGGRADQAERS from the coding sequence ATGGTCAACCTCACTCGGATCTACACCCGCGCCGGAGACGGCGGCCGGACCCGGCTGGTCGACAACAGCCTCGTCACCAAGACCGACCGCCGGCTGGCCGCGTACGCCGACGTGGACGAGGCCAACGCGAGCATCGGCGCCGCGCTCGCGCTCGGCGACCTGGCCGGGGACGTCGCGGCGGTGCTGGTGGAGGTGCAGAACGACCTGTTCGACCTGGGTGCCGACCTCGGCAACCCGGTCGACCCCGGCGCCGCCCCCGGCGCGGCTCTGCGAATCACCCCGGAGTACGTCGAACGGCTGGAGGCGCACTGCGACGCCTTCAACGAGCGGGTCGAGCCGCTGCGCTCCTTCGTGCTCCCGGGCGGGACGCCCGGTGCTGCTCTACTGCACACGGCCCGCACGGTGACCCGGCGGGCCGAGCGCACCGCGTGGGCGGCCTGGGAGGAGCACGCGGACACGATGAACGCGGACACGATCAAGTACCTCAACCGGCTGTCGGACCTGCTGTTCATCCTGGCCCGGGTGGCCAACGCCGACCGGGGCGACGTGCTGTGGCAGCCGGGTGGCGGGCGGGCCGACCAGGCGGAGCGCTCGTAG